A genomic region of Zalophus californianus isolate mZalCal1 chromosome 1, mZalCal1.pri.v2, whole genome shotgun sequence contains the following coding sequences:
- the OLIG1 gene encoding oligodendrocyte transcription factor 1, translating into MYYALSQARVNAAPATMLRPQRPGDVQLGASLYELVGYRQPPSSSSSSSSSTSSSSSTAAPLLPKAAREKPEAPAEPLGAGTGPGAHAGGGSRADAKEEQQQQLRRKINSRERKRMQDLNLAMDALREVILPYSAAHCQGAPGRKLSKIATLLLARNYILLLGSSLQELRRALGEGAGPAAPRLLLAGLPLLAAAPGSVLLAPGAVGPPDALRPAKYLSLALDEPPCGQFALPGGGAGGGAGGPGLCTCAVCKFPHLVPAGLGLAAVQAQFSK; encoded by the coding sequence aTGTACTATGCGCTTTCCCAGGCGCGCGTGAACGCGGCCCCCGCGACCATGCTGCGGCCACAGCGGCCCGGAGACGTGCAGCTCGGGGCCTCCCTGTACGAGCTGGTGGGCTACCGGCAgccgccctcctcctcctcctcctcctcctcctccacctcctcctcctcctccacggcggcccccctcctccccaaggcGGCGCGCGAGAAGCCGGAGGCGCCCGCCGAGCCGCTGGGCGCGGGAACGGGGCCCGGCGCGCACGCGGGCGGCGGCTCCCGGGCGGACGCCAAAGAGGAGCAGCAACAGCAGCTGCGGCGCAAGATCAACAGCCGCGAGCGGAAGCGCATGCAGGACCTGAACCTGGCCATGGACGCGCTGCGCGAGGTCATCCTGCCCTACTCGGCGGCGCACTGCCAGGGCGCGCCCGGCCGCAAGCTCTCCAAGATCGCCACGCTGCTGCTCGCCCGCAACTACATCCTGCTGCTGGGCAGCTCGCTGCAGGAGCTGCGCCGCGCTCTGGGCGAGGGCGCCGGGCCCGCCGCGCCGCGCCTGCTGCTGGCCGGCCTGCCCCTGCTGGCCGCCGCGCCCGGCTCCGTGCTGCTGGCGCCTGGCGCCGTGGGGCCTCCCGACGCGCTGCGCCCCGCCAAGTACCTGTCGCTGGCGCTCGACGAGCCGCCGTGCGGCCAGTTCGCGCTCcccggcggcggcgcgggcggcggcgcgggcggcccAGGCCTCTGCACCTGCGCGGTTTGCAAGTTCCCGCACCTCGTCCCCGCCGGCCTGGGCCTGGCCGCAGTGCAGGCGCAGTTTTCCAAGTGA